A part of Vigna radiata var. radiata cultivar VC1973A chromosome 11, Vradiata_ver6, whole genome shotgun sequence genomic DNA contains:
- the LOC106777209 gene encoding putative pentatricopeptide repeat-containing protein At5g13230, mitochondrial yields MIRTVYDTKLLRLVALHGKAKSITNCFYSTHFHHQDALDSYSYATMLQQAIQNRNPNSGKSFHCHIFKRGTPLDLFAQNVLLNTYVHFQSFDDASKLFDEMPLINTASFVTLANGFSSSGQFHHALHLLLRLFREGYEVNQFVFTTLLKLLVRMELADTSWSVHAYVYKLGHHSDAYVGTALLSAYAVCGNVGAARAVFDGIYCKDMVSWTGMVTCYAENYFHEDALLLFCKMRTMGYAPNNFTISAALKSCLGLEAFEVGKSVRGCALKACYDKDLYVGTALLELYAKSGEIAEAQQLFEEMPKDDLIPWSLLIARYAQSEKSMEALELFCRMRQSSVVPNNFTFASVLQACASLVSLNLGKQIHSSVLKVGLDSNVFVSNALMDVYAKCGEIENSVKLFIRSEEKNEVTWNTIIVGYVQLGDGEKALNLFSNMLGYDIQPTEVTYSSVLRASASLVSLEPGRQIHSLTIKTMYNKDSVVANSLIDMYAKCGRIDDARLTFDKMNKRNEVSWNAIICGYSMHGLSMEALNLFDMMQKTNCKPNKLTFVGVLSACSNAGLLDKGRTHFRSMLQDYGIEPCIEHYTCMVWLLGRLGQFDEAKNLIGEIPFQPSVMVWRALLGACVIHKNLDLGKVCAQHVLEMEPHDDATHVLLSNMYATEGRWDRVASVRKNMKRIKVKKEPGLSWVENQGVVHYFTVGDTSHPDIKLIYAMLEWLNKKSREAGYVPDCSVVLLNVEDDEKERLLWAHSERLALAFGLIHIPPACSIRIIKNLRICVDCHAVIKFISKIVKREIVIRDINRFHHFQHGICSCGDYW; encoded by the exons ATGATCAGAACAGTGTATGATACAAAGCTATTGAGGCTTGTAGCGCTACATGGCAAGGCCAAAAGCATCACCAACTGCTTCTATTCCACTCATTTCCATCACCAAGATGCGTTGGATTCCTATTCCTACGCCACCATGCTCCAACAAGCTATCCAAAATCGCAACCCCAACTCAGGGAAGAGCTTCCACTGTCACATTTTCAAGCGAGGCACCCCTTTGGATCTGTTCGCCCAAAACGTTCTTCTCAACACTTACGTCCACTTCCAATCCTTCGATGACGCCTCCAAACTGTTCGACGAAATGCCTCTCATTAACACTGCCTCTTTCGTCACCTTGGCTAATGGCTTCTCTAGTTCAGGCCAATTTCATCACGCCCTTCACTTGCTTCTCAG GTTGTTCAGAGAAGGATACGAGGTGAACCAGTTTGTTTTCACGACACTTCTCAAGTTGCTGGTGAGAATGGAGCTGGCTGATACATCTTGGAGTGTGCATGCATATGTTTATAAGCTTGGTCATCACTCTGATGCGTATGTTGGGACTGCACTACTTAGTGCCTATGCTGTCTGTGGAAATGTTGGTGCTGCACGTGCAGTTTTTGATGGCATTTATTGTAAGGACATGGTGTCTTGGACTGGAATGGTAACTTGCTATGCTGAGAATTATTTCCATGAGGATGCATTGCTACTTTTCTGCAAGATGAGGACTATGGGGTACGCACCAAATAATTTTACGATTTCTGCTGCGCTGAAGTCCTGTCTTGGTCTAGAAGCATTTGAGGTTGGGAAAAGTGTTCGTGGATGTGCTTTGAAAGCGTGTTATGATAAGGATCTTTATGTTGGCACTGCGCTGCTAGAGCTGTACGCCAAGTCTGGAGAGATTGCTGAGGCACAGCAGCTTTTCGAGGAAATGCCCAAAGATGATCTTATTCCATGGAGTCTCTTGATAGCGCGATATGCTCAAAGTGAAAAAAGTATGGAGGCTTTGGAGTTGTTTTGTCGAATGAGGCAATCATCTGTTGTCcctaataattttacttttgctAGTGTACTGCAAGCTTGTGCGTCCCTGGTTTCGTTGAATTTGGGAAAACAAATTCATTCTTCTGTACTGAAAGTGGGTCTTGACTCAAATGTGTTTGTGTCAAATGCCCTCATGGATGTTTACGCCAAGTGTGGTGAAATTGAAAACTCTGTCAAATTATTCATTAGGTCAGAAGAGAAAAACGAGGTAACTTGGAATACTATAATTGTTGGTTATGTTCAGTTAGGGGACGGGGAGAAagctttaaatttattttcaaacatgctTGGATATGATATACAGCCAACAGAAGTGACATACTCAAGTGTTCTGCGTGCCTCTGCCAGTTTAGTTTCATTAGAGCCAGGGCGTCAAATTCATTCCTTAACCATCAAAACCATGTATAACAAGGATAGTGTGGTTGCTAATTCATTGATAGACATGTATGCTAAATGTGGTAGAATTGACGATGCCCGGCTAACATTTGATAAGATGAATAAACGAAACGAAGTTTCGTGGAATGCTATAATCTGTGGATATTCTATGCATGGCTTGAGTATGGAGGCTCTAAACTTATTTGATATGATGCAAAAAACCAATTGTAAACCAAATAAACTCACTTTTGTTGGTGTCCTTTCTGCATGTAGCAATGCAGGGTTGTTAGACAAAGGACGAACTCATTTTAGGTCAATGTTACAGGACTATGGCATTGAACCATGCATAGAACATTATACTTGCATGGTTTGGCTTCTTGGAAGATTAGGCCAATTTGATGAAGCAAAGAACCTCATTGGAGAAATTCCATTTCAGCCCAGTGTTATGGTGTGGCGTGCACTGCTTGGTGCTTGTGTTATCCATAAGAATCTTGATCTGGGTAAGGTTTGTGCACAGCACGTACTTGAGATGGAGCCCCATGATGATGCAACTCATGTACTCCTGTCAAACATGTATGCCACTGAAGGGAGATGGGACAGAGTTGCTTCTGttagaaaaaacatgaaaaggaTAAAAGTAAAGAAGGAACCAGGATTAAGCTGGGTTGAGAACCAAGGTGTAGTTCATTATTTCACTGTCGGAGACACCTCTCATCCCGACATTAAACTAATATATGCAATGCTTGAATGGTTAAACAAGAAAAGCAGGGAGGCAGGGTATGTTCCTGATTGTAGTGTTGTTCTGCTTAATGTGGAGGATGATGAAAAGGAACGTCTCTTGTGGGCGCACAGTGAAAGATTGGCACTGGCTTTTGGACTGATACATATTCCACCTGCATGTTCTATTCGTATCATTAAAAATCTTCGGATTTGTGTAGATTGTCACGCTGTTATAAAGTTTATATCAAAAATTGTGAAGCGAGAAATTGTTATCAGAGATATAAACCGGTTCCATCATTTTCAGCATGGCATTTGCTCCTGTGGTGACTACTGGTAA